In the Profundibacter amoris genome, GCCAGATCAACGGCTATACCCCGACCATTTACGAATGGGCCTTGGGGATGGGCGGCGTTGCATTGGCGGTGATGATTGCCGGCATGGGCGTTGTGGCGCTGCGGATCTTGCCGATGAACCTGTCGGACAGAAATATCGACCCGACCGAACCCGATTTCTGATAGGATCGGATTGGTCCGGTCAAAAGGCTGGCCCTGCACTTGTTTGAAAAGGCCTGAGTGATGGCGCGGTTCCTGATATCGGCGGCACATAAATCATCCGGTAAAACCGTTGTCAGCACTGGTCTGGCCGCTGCCCTGACGGGGCAGGGGGATGTGGTGCAATGTTTTAAAAAAGGGCCGGATTATATTGATCCGATGTGGCTGGCCGCGGCCAGCAGGCGGCCCTGTTACAACCTTGATTTCAACACCATGCCGGCAGAGGAATTTACCACCCTGATGTGTGATCGCGCGCGCGGGGCCGACATTGCGATGATCGAGGCCAACAAGGGGTTGTATGACGGGGTGAAACTGGATGGATCAGACGCCAATGCGGCGCTGGCCAAGGTGACGAAAACGCCGGCGATCCTGGTGATTGATACTAACGGAATGACACGCGGCATCGCACCGCTTCTGATCGGCTATCAGGGGTTTGACGCGGATGTGGACATTGCCGGGGTGATCCTGAACAAGGTCGGCGGCCCGCGCCACGAGGGCAAGCTGCGTGCAGCGGTTCAGGCCTATACCGACATTCCGGTGATTGGCGCTGTGGGGCGCAATCCGGCGCTGGACATTGGCGAGCGCCACCTTGGACTAACCACCCCGACCGAGACCGATCATCTGGACAGCAAGATCGCCCAGATCGCCGAAATCATCGGCGGGCAGGTGGATCTGGATCAGGTCCGCACCATTGCGGCAAAGGCGCCCACACTGGATGCGGCCCCCGCAGTGGTGGTTGATCCGGTGTTCAAGGGCTTGCGCATCGCCATCGCACGGGATCGGGCGTTCGGGTTTTATTATGCCGATGATCTGGATGCCTTTGCCGCATTGGGGGCCGAACTGGTGCCGTTTAATGCGCTGACGGACACTGCATTGCCGGATGCCGACGGGCTGTTTCTGGGGGGGGGGTTTCCGGAAACCCAGATGCAGGGCCTAGCCGCGAACCAGGCATTGCGCAAAGACATCAAGCGCGCGCTGGAAGCCGGAATGCCGTGCTATGCGGAATGTGGCGGCTTGATGTATCTGTGCCGGTCTTTGGGCTGGAATGATCAGTCCTATCCGATGTGCGATGTGGTGGCGGCGGATGCGGTGATGTGCAAACGGCCACAGGGGCGGGGCTATGTGGAATACACCACCACACCCGAACACCCGTGGGGGCCGCGCAACGGGCAAACCAAAGCGCATGAATTCCACTATGCACGACTGGACAATCTGGCGGCAAATACGGTATTTGGTCGCGATCTGACACGCGGGGCAGGGATCGACGGGGCGCATGATGCGATTGTCACAGGAAATGCGCTGGCGGGGTTTTGCCACCAGCGGCACACGCGGGAAAACCCGTGGGTCGAACGGTTTCTAGGCTTCGTGCAGCGGGTGAAAAACCGTTAACATAAAAAGAAAGCCCCGCAATATATATGCGGGGCCTTCCGAAATTTTATACTGAAAACAGCGTTTATGCGCGTTCGA is a window encoding:
- a CDS encoding cobyrinate a,c-diamide synthase, whose protein sequence is MARFLISAAHKSSGKTVVSTGLAAALTGQGDVVQCFKKGPDYIDPMWLAAASRRPCYNLDFNTMPAEEFTTLMCDRARGADIAMIEANKGLYDGVKLDGSDANAALAKVTKTPAILVIDTNGMTRGIAPLLIGYQGFDADVDIAGVILNKVGGPRHEGKLRAAVQAYTDIPVIGAVGRNPALDIGERHLGLTTPTETDHLDSKIAQIAEIIGGQVDLDQVRTIAAKAPTLDAAPAVVVDPVFKGLRIAIARDRAFGFYYADDLDAFAALGAELVPFNALTDTALPDADGLFLGGGFPETQMQGLAANQALRKDIKRALEAGMPCYAECGGLMYLCRSLGWNDQSYPMCDVVAADAVMCKRPQGRGYVEYTTTPEHPWGPRNGQTKAHEFHYARLDNLAANTVFGRDLTRGAGIDGAHDAIVTGNALAGFCHQRHTRENPWVERFLGFVQRVKNR